The following DNA comes from Anastrepha obliqua isolate idAnaObli1 chromosome 1, idAnaObli1_1.0, whole genome shotgun sequence.
ggcaatgtcaagcctcctcataaaaaaccagttgccgttcggagtaggcttaaaattgtaaatccctccatttgtgaaaaaaacattaagacgcacccGATTTcccttttaaatattaaaattcatataTCTAGTAATAATGGCCTACTTCATAGCAAAGAcctaaaaagtttagaaaatatttttgctatgcAAATTGCACACAGCCTCCTACCACAGCCAATTTGGCAAGAATTTTTCGCCAGtcgaatatttttaatattcgttAACTCGCTTTTTACATTCAACTTCCGTTGTGAATACCTTGGCTGCCATACTTTCGATTATTGTGAATGtccaaaataaaagaagaacttTGCCGCCTGCGCACTGAATGCTGTTGCATACTCTTAGGCGTATCTAATCAACATTCATCTAAAGTTTTACAGCAtcgcacaatatatttttaatcaatttgttttcataaaactaaaactaaacaaagtacttttcgaaattaaattaagcTCAAGAATTTGTACatcgttttaatttttgtaacttaaaaacctaaAATAATATGTCGCAGTACCAAAGTGTACCTGACACTGGAGGTggagtaaatttatttatatacagatggaatattttcttttaaatttttatttcaaccaGACGATCTGGATAATGAGTCCGTAGAAGTGTTGCGTGCACGCTTGAACGACATGAAACGGCTAATGAGTGAACGCACTGCCCAAATACAACAGAATCCGGCCAGCACGGAACAGATATGGAGCTCTAAGCGCCAAACCACAACTGGTATTATCGATGGCAATTTCCTGAGCGTAGCTTTTGGAGGTGCGCTTATGGTAATAGTTTCGGTTTCTGTGTACGCCTTTTACAATTTATATCAtgctatattgaaaaaatttccctCACATCACGAAGAATTGTAAAATGGGAAGTTTCAGCTGGTGAAAACAAAAGCACTATGCGGACTATACCAAGGCGAGCCCATACAAGGTTACTTCCCTATAGcagcttattatttttttttttttttcttgcgatttgataacttgaatgtcaaaattacctgcttttttgttgttgccttatttgtttaattatattctcattgaaattttgacaatcaACCTATcaaagtgcaaaaataaaatgcatgtaAATGTTATTGTACTCTAGCGAAGTCACCTTCTATGAATTCTCTTTGGACTATACGAGCTATATTTCATACAAGAGCGCGTTGTCAACAAAAGAAATCATTTCAAACACAGTGTGTTCACGTTCATAAAGTTTACGGGTTACGTGTACACGTAAACTAAGGCAGAATTTATGGTTCCgataaatttattgtaataaaatattttatggaaatcatTTATAGTTGAATTGaacttaattgaaataaaaaggaagttattaaaatatt
Coding sequences within:
- the LOC129253035 gene encoding uncharacterized protein LOC129253035, giving the protein MSQYQSVPDTGDDLDNESVEVLRARLNDMKRLMSERTAQIQQNPASTEQIWSSKRQTTTGIIDGNFLSVAFGGALMVIVSVSVYAFYNLYHAILKKFPSHHEEL